Genomic DNA from Urocitellus parryii isolate mUroPar1 chromosome 5, mUroPar1.hap1, whole genome shotgun sequence:
TGAGGTTAAGAGAGacggggtggggagggagaggaagaagagtactttttttctttggagATAAAATAAGATTGAAATTTTCCAGTGCCCAAACTTGTCACAAAGAATATTAAGTCTTCTTGAATAGTTTGGAAAAGACCATAGAATAAATCTCATGATGATTCtctaaattccttttttattaaaggatttttttcttattataaaaatagcCCATTGCCATTGTGGAGaattagaaaatacaaagtaCATATCAGAAAATGACATCCACTGTAATAATTCTACCTCCTATACTGCAGATAGTGTTTTAATCTCTAAATTTGTTTAGTCTCCAACTTGGCCTCTAATTTGTACTTTTTGGTGCAGTCTTATCATTTTATGTCTTTGTCTAAATTAGAAagcaatgaaaactaaaattcccttttttctttgaacattGTATTATAGGAAGAAGCTGCCAAGATTCTGCTGGCTGAGTTCAACCTGGGCTGTGATGTGCAACACACGGAACATGTGTATAGGGTTTATGTCACAACCTTTCTGGGTTTTGGAGGCAACTTTGCCCGGCAGCGCTATGAAGACCTTGTGCTGAATGAAACTCTTAGCAAAAACAGGTACACTGGACATGAGATCCAAGTTTCTAAAACAATGTCATCAGGCCAAAAATATAAGGAAGAATATTCacatcctttcttctcctttccaatCATACCTGCCAGTGAGCTAGATCTCTCACTAAGACACCTTTTATCAGCAGCCCCACCTGGCCTGTTCCAGGGTGCACTGTGTTCTTTGTTATTAGGACTCATAAAAAGGTACAATAGCTTGTTATGGTTTCTTGCTGTGTTCTACATCCAGACATGGTATCATGGGATAAGTGAGGCTAATAAAGGTCTAATTTAAGTTGTGTAGTATAATGTACCTCCCAGCAGTTCCTTTTACATACTGGTGCTCAAAACATGATTGTTGACTTACAGTGGAGTAAGTCATCTCATATGAGAGTCAGGTTTGTAGTGTGCACAAAATGTAAAAAGCATATATAATTACagttaactttttaaatgatttcttgtTAAGTCCCCAAGTAGCCAGTTTTTCTTCCAACACTGGACAGATCACCAGTTCTTCTTTTGAGTACCAGATGAACCAATTAGACCATAATAAACAATTATGAAGTGATTGTTTggagtatttaaaattattttttattatgcataCTAAAAGAAAGCATACAACAGAGTTCTTTTCCACCATAAAATTATTTACACTCATTTATTTAGCTAGAAAAACTAGCTTGAAAAACTACTGTAGTATCCCATTTGTAATAATTTCTCCATAACAAccaattatcttatatttagaGCATGTTGAAGAAAATATTGTCTCCTaaatctttctaaattttctacgTTTCAGTCAGCAAGAGTTTGGGGTGCCCAGGATGATTGATGACTGCAGTCCCATCAGGCAGTGTGTTTTGTTCTGAATGTGCTCTTAGGTCCACACAGGTGTTGCTTAGGTTGTGGTACTGATTGCTCCTCTGGGCACTATCACATTTCAAGAATATTTGTTATGAAGGTTTCATACCCATTTTGATTTGTTCCTACTTCAGTAGCCACTGTGCCCCCACCCtctgctttgttgtttttttttcctgtttgctgTTCTCTGCTGCCTCAGAACTTCTTGCCAGCCTGCGTCTTCTTCTTATGCATTGTTATTTTCTGGTCAAGTGTCTTAAGTCATGTGAGATTGAGGAGTAAAAGGTATATATTGTTGTGGCTGCCAATCTACTAGAGAAACCTATGCCTCCTGGGATGGTGAAACTTAATGGTTCTGTCTTCTGAATAaaaattttctgagtttttttcagTTGGTtacatgtcttaaaataaattccatatGTTCCTAAGTATTCTGTTATGTTGCCGCCTTCCCAGTCTCTCCTTCAATCTTTATACTTGTGGGTGCATCTTCATTCCAGGAAACTCATTCTTTCACATCTACCTGTTTAGGAACTAATGAAAAATTAACTGCACTGGGAAATTTTATTTGGTCTCCATGAAATTTCCATCCTTGGACAGTTCTGCCTGTTAATCTCTATAGTAATTGATAATACAGTTACTAGATAAGCATAGACCAAAGAACTAGAACCATGTCCTCCACTGTTCACACAGAGACTCCCAGACCTGCAGGTTGCTCTCCGGAGCCGGTGTTCTGTCTGTTCTGTTCCAGCACTGCTCATTCCAAGCCAGGCATTGCCATGATCCCACTGCTGTGGTCCTCTCCTCAGAAACCCTCCCCCCAGCCCTTCCCACTTTGCCCCCTTGcagttgtatttttaaacatgAGAACCACACTCAGCATGGAAAGATCCTTGTATTTGGGGGAGGCATGTGGAAATGAAGTCCAGATGGAGGACAACAGATTCCTATCTCCAGTTTTTCTGTGCACTGGGAATGAGATATGCTGATGACAGGCTTGACTAAAATTGATCACTggcatattttttccttcttctttttctgaatttaatttgtttatattaaatttacatATGATGTTCCTGCATGGTAATAGTCCACTGCATCCTTATTTCTAGGGATGGCATGAAAAACAGTCCTGAGATGTACGTGATGAGTGTTGTTTCTTAGAGTGTTTGAGCTCAGCAGTCTCATGCTTTGTTTTTGTCATGTGGACAGGCTGCTTGGCCAGAAGACGGGCCTGAGTCCTGACAATCCATTTCTGGATCCCTGCCTGCCTGTGGGACTCACTGACGTGGTGGAAAGAAATAACCAGGTCCTACACATCCGAGGAAAAGGGGACTGGGCCACTTGTGGGGCCATGCTGAGCCCCCTGCTGGCTCGCTCCAACACCAGCAAAGCCTCCCTGAATGGCATTTACCAGTCACCAATTGATTTCAACAACAGCGAGTTCTACGGCTTCTCCGAATTTTTTTACTGTACAGAGGATGTGTTGCGCATTGGTGGCCGCTACCATGGGCCAACATTTGCCAAGGCTGCTCAGGTAGATCATTAATGATAAAATGACTCATGTTTGCAGCAGCCATGCTTTGGGCGTCTAACTtcgtgccaggcactgtgcaaaGGGCTTTGTATGTGAAAGCTTATTTGATTCTTAGGTGGGGCCCCATGAGCCCTTGTTTTAGAGGAAAAGAtagactcagagaagttaaggacCTGCTATGCTAAATAGCCTTCTAATACTTGTCTAGCATACAGAAGGCCTTACATTCAGTCTGCAACActgcaaaattaattaattagttgaGTTTAAGTTTCCATGGACATTTTATCAGTCAGATATAAAATTGTTGTGATTGCTAATGATTTTTCTTCCAACTTTCTAATGGTCTTGTTAATGCCTATGACCAGAAAGtgtcattgtatttatttttccctttgctgAGTGTCTCAGATATAATGTGCTTTCGGAGATGATGTCATACTGGATCCAGGGCaggtccattttctttttcttggttggAATTATTAAGAGGACAGATTGGTATGGGGTCACTTAGAGACTATTAGAAAGATGTGAAAAGCAATGATGATAGAAGTATTATTCAgatttaaaatgcacatatataGGATTTAAGCATCTTATAGGCTTAAATCATTAGATACCTGTGTAGGTAAAAGTTTAGCCAACTTTCTGTAGGTCGCTGCCTTAGTTTAGAGTCTTTGTTAGTGAACTTCACTATAACTAACTACCtgagataatttataaagagaacaggtttgttttggctcagttTTCTAATTCCAGTCCAAGATCAACTGGCCACTTTGCTTTGAGCCCGGGGTGAGATAGCACATCACGGAAGGAACATGTGAAGGAGTAGAACTGTTTGCATCAtgagccagggagcagagagagcaagaAGGGAGCCAGGGTCCCACAGTCTCCTTTAAGGACATTCCCCCAGTGATCTAAAGACCTCCActcagccccacctcttaaagattccaaCACCTCCCAAAAGTGCCCCCCTGAgggccaagcctttaacatatagacctttgggagacattctaCATCCAAACTAGAAGAATCCTATCTTTGATTTTTGTATAACTCTGCTTTATCTCTGTTGTCAGAGAAATATATGAGAAGAATCCATCTTCCtgtacattttattctttctgctttcttaaaATTCTCAAGGATTGTCTTGGTAAAAGacttccaaaataataatatctgCAGTATCTGTGCTATTATATCCCCAAAAGATAGTTCCCAAGGAATATTGTGGAACACttggtttgtatttttctttcctttctagaCCCTGGGACTACACTCTTTTACCTTCCCTTTCCAGAGCTAAAGAGTCCCTGATTGTTCATGACCTAAGTCTTTCTCTTATCTCAAAACTTCTTCAAATCCTATTCTCTTGAACACCATACGGTTCAAGTCATTGCTTACCCAAGTTGCTAATGTCAATAAATTCCCTTCCCAAGGAAAAAGGGAAGATTTTGCTtccttgacatttaaaaaatttattctaatttgttatatatgacagcagaatgcattacaattcatattacacatatagagcacaatttttcatgtctcgggttgtacacaaagtagagtcacaccattcgtttcttcatacatgtatttagggtaataatgtccatcttattccttTATCTTTCCTACTCTCATTCCCCTtcttgaaatcttagagtaactctgtatttatttgcatttctctaattgtatcatcttctgagaaatgtctgttagttctttggcccatttattgattgggttatttgttttttccttgacatttttTACTGTTAGATGTTATAGTCCCAAATTTCCTGGCCACCCTTTCCAAAATTACAACTCTTCCCATATGACTCTCTGCCCTTTCCCGCTTTGTTTGTCCCCTGAGCATTTATGTCATCTTACATACTGTATATGCGTGcgtgtatatatttatgtttgtttgtttttctcttactaTTAAAAGGTAAGCTTCATGAGGACAGGAATTCTTTTTTTCACTGCTCAATCCCTTGGCACCTAGGATAGCACATAACACAGAGTAGACATTTAGCAAATGTTTGTTCCCTGaacaaaccaaaagaaataattcttttgGTGAGAATCACAACGTGGAGGCAGGCCAGTGATAGGTTTCTGACCATTCTGCTCCAGCTGTCTTCCTTCCTCATGTCAGCTCTGCAGAGTGGAGTGAAGCTCCCTTTGGCTTTTGATGTTGCTCTTCCTTCTCCTAACCTTAACTCTCTATGAAGCCTAAGAGGCTCAGGATCCAGCTCAAACTGTTTTTATACTAGACTTGAGGCAATGGGAATAAAGAGAGGTTTGGCACAGTGTTCAGTGAATGAATATGCCATTTCCTGGGTCAGCTAGTAGCTCACAGGTAACTCTAGGAGTAGAGCAATGGTGCCTGGGGACATTAGGGAGTCTGCCTCCTATTTCATGCTGTACTGTTTCTCTGTGGTTGTTCCAGGATTACTGTGGCATGGCTTGGTCAGTACTAACTCAGAGGTTCAAGAATGGCCTCTTTTCTTCACATGCAGATGAGCATCGACTCAagtaagtaattttttatttcatcttagaTATGGCCTTAGAATATGGATGGTAGATTATAATGGAGAGCCATCAAACAATAGTATAGATTGGATTTTATGTTGAAGGAGAATTtgattatttcagattttgattTTCTGAGGTTTTAGGGCAAAGCCAAAGGCAACCAGGGGTTACTAAATAGAGTTCTGTCAGTgtgtagtggtgcatgtctataatcccagcaacttgggacaTGAAAGCAGGAGaattttaagttcaaggccagcctcagcaaattagtgagcccctcaacataaaaaagaaaaagggatggagaagtagctcagtggtagagaacccctcaGTTTAATGCACAGTTCTGCTAAATAAATTGATAGCTAagtaagtaaaagtaaaaaataaagagagtttTCTCCAAGTGATTTGATATCAAAAGGgcagttctttttattctaaacattttatcaTAGAAACTATCAAACATGCAGAAAATTAGAATAGTAACATGTAACTTTCACCCAGCTTTAATAACTCTCGGCATTGTGCCAATTTGACTCATTggtattcccattttataaatgttcaaaacttttaaatgcaaacaaaaatagaatagcATAATGAATTCCCATGCACCTATCATCCCACTTCTTTACTAACAGTTATTAACTCCTGGCCAATGTTGTCTCCCTTCCTCTACCTGCTTCTTACAActgaattattttgaagcaaatcctaGAGAGCATACAGTTACATTTGTAGATATTTCAACAGCTTCTCTGAAGATgggaatggaaggaaagaaaaaatgaaggtgggaaggaagggaggaagggaagaaggaagaaaggaaggaggaaaggtaGGAAGACAAACAAAGAGAAACCCAGCCACAGCATCATTTGTagtaagataaattaaaatttggattcacCTAGAGATGAGGAAGGTGAATCTGGGAGAGGTAGATCTATTGACATCCAGTGGGCATACATGGCTTATCGTAAAGGAAAGCgttagaattctttttatttatttatttaatgttttttatcacaactcagatatcagtgtttTAAGTCAGCTTGGATGTACCAAGTCCTGCATGAAGGATTCCACTTTCCCTACGACTACTCAAACCTGCGGACAGCCCAGCTGGTGTATGACCGAGAGGTTCAGTGGACGCTGGGAGCCATTCTGTATAAAACTCGATTCTTACCACTCAGGTAAAGAGACCAACCAAGCTGGTACCTTGAGCTTAGAGACAATGTTTGTTGTTGGCTTAGGATAAATTTCTTCAGTGACCCTCCCCCCAATTTCCACATCCCCAAAACTATACAGGCATTTGAAACAGAAAGAAGATTGGAAATTATTGGGCTAAAGTCCATTCCTATCTTTGCCATTTCAGAAAGTCAGCTTTATTAGTTCACCAACAACAAATCAGTCTTTAGGATTGAGCTCTTACTAACCATTTCTAAGATGCTCACTGATGAACCAGAATGTTACTCGAGTTACTTTGAAAAACATGTGACTAGAGAAGGTGGGGAGGCCAGAGCAAGCTTGCATAATGTAAGAATCACTCCAGAGAGTGTGTTATTGGATATTTGGTGGTTCAGAATTAGAACAAAGGACATGCTGTGTCTTTAAGAGGTATATTTTCTTCAAGCTGTGGCAGGCATTTCAGTGCCTTGCCTTTATGTCCTGTAAGGACAATTTTTAGGTACTCTTTCCCTTGGACTATTTCAGATAAATTCTTAATCTTTGGTGCTTGTTCCTCTAAATTCAATGCCATGAAGAACCAGACAGTTAATAGAATTGAAGGAAGAGGGTTGCATGGGGGTTGTGGGAACCAGATGTTGTGCTCCAACTAAAGTGCTGGTGACTGTCATGCAGAATTGCTACCTGAGCATTTGCCTGGTCTCATTTGTCCATAAAAGGCAGATATCCATATTGTATATGAAGTCTTTCAGTTTGGAGATTCacattaaaagacaaaacaaaacaaacagaagaacaCTACagggtaaacaaaacaaaaagtggatCTAGTATCTGAATGACCAAAGAGTGGCTTCTATTCTGGCCAGGCCACTAGACTACTTTTTTCCCCCAGGTTATAATATAATGGTCAGAAAACAGCTTTCTTTAGGTACGCTAGCTCCTAAGGAAATgtagcaactttttaaaaaaagatctagaCACTCTGGTTCCTTGGTTGGATTGTCTTAGAATGTTTCTGTGGATGGAATAAATGGGATAACACCTTCAGATCAgaacaaacatttttctttgaaactaaCAGTTTTTTCCACCTTTCCTTAGGGATCTTCGGCAGGAAGGTGTCCGACAAACCCATGGTAACTGGTTCCGTCTCTCCTTTGTCTATAATCACTATCTCTTCTTTGCCTGTATCTTGGTGGTGCTACTGGCCATCATCCTGTACCTTCTACGACTCCGCCGAATTCACCACCGACAAACTCGAGCCTCAGCTCCATTGGACTTGCTGTGGATTGAAGAGGTGGTGCCGATGATTGGGGTACAGGTGGGGCCATGAGGATGGACCAGGATTGGAGAAACTTGAGTACCCCAGAGTTGCTGCTCATtgaatttcttcactttttttgtaCTGGTCTCAGATGCTGCTTTGACCTTGGAGTTTCTActttaatttctactttaattCCTTCTTAGTACCCAGGTCCTCTTCTCAGAGAGAAGTTGTTGTTTAGTCTGTGAGGAACTAAGTGACAAGACATTGGTGCTAACAAGGGGACCAAGCATGCTCTCAGAGGTCTGGTGTGTTCCTGGATCTAGCCATTTTTCCCCTTGCTAAAGCATGAAGTTTGGCATTGGGCACACTGGAAGCCTGGTTGAAACCAAACTTGGAGCATCTGATACAAAGCTGGGGACATTCTAGCAAGTGCAGCAGCCCCTTCTTTCTCTGTAACAGAGATATTGTTTATGTGGAGATCCACAACCTTTAATATGGATCCAAGATCTTTGCAATTTAATGGACCAGATATGAATTTCCAGGCAACCAAAATGATACAACTTCCTTGCTTACTTGACAAAGAAGCCATTGTGGATATGATCCAAGATTCCTGAAAAATGTTGCTGATGTTAGAATATGACTTTGAAGGGTTGGAACCTCTTCTAAATGGATGGCCCATTgaagattttataatattttatctgaTGGCTGGTCTGACCAGgatagaaacttttttttctcttgttctagTCTATGTGCTTCACAGGCTGTTTgggcattaattttattttttgagtcttaAGTGTGTTTCTAAGATGGAGAAACTAGTGGTATATGAGGACCTGAATTTGACTGGTTTCATGAATCATTGTCCCCtaggtatatttttatgtataggGAGAATTCAAGAGTTCCTTCATTTTATTACTCAGATCAATATCTAGTTTGGGAAGGAATGTATTGAGGTTGTCATCATGTGAGTGGGCAAAGGCAATAAACTCAAAgctcttactattttttttttaaataaaaattttcccaaTTCCTAATTCAGaatatctaaaagaaaacaaattctacaCTTTGGGAAAAATAGATTAATCTGCTCAGAAGCCACATGGCAGCTTGCAGAACCTCTGTTAAGAGTGGCTCAGTCACAAATAGAATTTCCATTAGTGAGAGGGAAAGCCATACAATTCCATTTCCATCCACTATCCTTCAGGAGCTTCGCTTCTCCTCCATGTTTAGCCTTTCAGTTGCAggaacatttctttttcatcaccTCCTGCCTTTTCCCACTGAGTCTTCTTTATGCTTTACCTTCTATATTTAGCTGTTAAGTGTCTAGTCCACAAATATGCTTCTGGGGTTAAAGAAACTTTCTTTTCATTGCCTTTGATTTCTAGaattaaatgaagagaaaaaaaatggtctcTGACTTTAA
This window encodes:
- the Entpd7 gene encoding ectonucleoside triphosphate diphosphohydrolase 7, with amino-acid sequence MARISFSYLCPASWYFTVPTVSPFLRQRVAFLGLFFISCLLLLMLIMDFRHWGASLPRDRQYERYLARVGELEATDTEDPNLNYGLVVDCGSSGSRIFVYFWPRHNGNPHDLLDIKQMRDRNSQPVVKKIKPGISAMADTPEHASDYLRPLLSFAAAHVPVTKHKETPLYILCTAGMRLLPERKQLAILADLVKDLPLEFDFLFSQSQAEVISGKQEGVYAWIGINFVLGRFDHEDELDADASQESAVGRRRTVGILDMGGASLQIAYEVPTSTSVLPPKQEEAAKILLAEFNLGCDVQHTEHVYRVYVTTFLGFGGNFARQRYEDLVLNETLSKNRLLGQKTGLSPDNPFLDPCLPVGLTDVVERNNQVLHIRGKGDWATCGAMLSPLLARSNTSKASLNGIYQSPIDFNNSEFYGFSEFFYCTEDVLRIGGRYHGPTFAKAAQDYCGMAWSVLTQRFKNGLFSSHADEHRLKYQCFKSAWMYQVLHEGFHFPYDYSNLRTAQLVYDREVQWTLGAILYKTRFLPLRDLRQEGVRQTHGNWFRLSFVYNHYLFFACILVVLLAIILYLLRLRRIHHRQTRASAPLDLLWIEEVVPMIGVQVGP